From the Cucumis sativus cultivar 9930 chromosome 5, Cucumber_9930_V3, whole genome shotgun sequence genome, the window GCATAGCTGGAAAAGGTTTTTGCTACCCTtaggttgttttcttttttcatttttatacgTATACAGGTTTCTTATAAAGGTTAAGAAACAGTCCATGAATTTTTACAGGAGTATCAATTTACCGTGAAGTTCagtttgtaacaatttagcccatatacttttaaatttgtaacaatCAAGTCCCTAAGcctcaataaattattttaatttataatttgtaacaatttagttccCATcgcaaaatattattaagattcaacaaaatttcttacACATGTAGATTGttaaactaattagatatcaaatgtgtttataaactttaaagaCTAGGccattacaaaataaacattgataCCTAGTTTTGATGAGAAATATCCAActgaagtgtttttttttttaaatggaaacaGAAGTCTAATGATCAAACgtacaaaaaacaataattgaagGAAAATACATCAAAGGATACAACAAgattaaacaaagaaaagaaaagcactCCAATTCTAACTAATATCTTGAATAGAATAATTAGAGTAAGCCTTTGAAAGTATGGAGACTAACTTTCTATACGGacaaaatcattataaatttaaatttataggacaaaattgttacaaattaaaattcgACTAAATTGTAACTTTTTTGGAAGTTCAAGGACCAAAAATGTTTTTGCACCCTCTAATAAAAGTTCAtcattcttattcttttttcatcaataaaagaatattcttTTTGCTTGGATTCTAGAGGGTGTCCAGCtcgttgaaattttttatgttctcTCTTGTCCCGGTTTATGGAGTATGTGTTCTTTTAGTCCTTTTTGCTCTTGGTATATGTATCTTATACTTTGAGCTTTAGTCTCTCTctttcaattatattaataaagagacttgtttccatttaaaaaaaaaatcaataaaagaatGTTCCTttctaattcaaataaaatattgaacaGTGCTTCAAAAAGCAGGGAAgaaacattatttttcaaacacattTCTGacaattataaacaaatttatttgagagagagagagagagcagaTAAATTGAGGGAAAGCTCCACACATAAAGAACAGATGTGAACTCACAAATCCTAATCCACAGGAATCTTTGGTGAAATAATTCATACCTGCCTTAAAGTCTTTCTCTGGTTTAGAGCATACATGATATCTTGCTCATCAAAGCCATTTTCTTGAGCTATATAGATAGGAGGGACAGTGCTTTTGCAAGCCATATCAAACGCACTGAGGGTATCCTCATAACCATAATGTTGCAAGTATGAGCGCACTATTCTgataacaaaaaacaaaagtatctGCAGTCACATCACACTCTCGGTTCTGACATGAAACATAAGTAGCTTATGAATATGCACAAATAAAATCTGGTCCCTCATTCAAGCTCTATCATGTTGCTTTCTTCTGTACTGTCACTATGCTCAATGAAATGCTAATTCCTTATATTCATAAGTGGGCACATACATCCATGCATGTATATATCAACAGTACTTGCTAGTTAATTGGCTTCTGAATGAatatgaataattaattaattaattaatatagtttCTGACTGATGGAAGGTTGTTATTATAGTTAATCAATCTCATAGATTTTATCATTGAAACACCAATTCAATAACTTCTGTTACtttatcaaataacaaatcattttataaatcTGTACAACATGACTGCCAGAGAAATCTGCTTCTCTTTATTTGAATGTTGAGAGTTGCCAAATTGGTTGAAAGCTCATGAAAAGGCTGTAAGGTTATAAGGTACCCTGTTGCTAGCTACAATTTATTAATAGACCTTCCTCAACTACCCATGGATTGAGAAATTAATCCTCAACCAAATGTTGTACAGTCAAATGGTTACTCTACAATGTCAAACTTCATAAATTACAATGTCAAATTATAAGGGTCACAGGATCTAAggatatataaaaacaattttctttaccTATAACTGACATTTGATGGCAAAGATAACTTCTCAATGGTGGTTTGTTGCTTCATCCTCTCTTGTGCTTCAAATAACTACGAACAACAATGCAACACAGGAAAAATCTTAATATGCAATTCGGTTCACCATCACTATGTTTAGGTACTACACCACAAGTATGGATtaccaaacaacaaaaacaacgTGAGCtcatatgaaatttttgggaGCATGATCCCGTTTCTGTAACTTCAAAACTCGACATATCACATAATAAACTATGATAATAACTCCTAAAAATTCTAGTCTCTCTTTTCATATTGTCAATGAAAAGTTTGTCTAAAAATTGTTGAGGACAATTCAAAGGTTTACTTTATAGAGATCGAGATGAAGGTTGAGATATGAAGGACAGAGCCGGCGAGGAAGAAGACGAAAACCCACGATAAAGAGGATTGAAATCCACAGCgaagaggaagacaaaaaCCCACGGCGAAAACACAGATCTGGCAAAAACCCACAGATTCGGCGAAAACCCATATCCGACGAAGAGGAAGATGGCAAAGACaatgagaggaagaggaagaagatggttATTTGGGAAAGACGATGGAGacaagaggaagaaaaaagaaaccacgTGGAGAGTGGTTATTTagggaagaagatggaaataagaggaagaaaaaggaaatcacatgggaaaatggaaaaggaagtagaaaaataattgagaaaaaggaaaaagaaaccaataaaataatagacaaaaaggaaaaagaaaccgATAAAAAAActgagaaaaaggaaaaggaaaccaataaaaataattgagataaaggaaaagaaaaccgataaaaataattgagaaaaagaaaaaggaaaccgataaaaataattgagaaaaaggaaaaggaaaccaataaaaataattgagaaaaaaggaaaagaaaaccaataaaaataattgaaaaaaatgaaaaaaaattaatagaaataattgggaaaaaggaaaaggaaaccaaaataattgagaaacgAAACAGGAGAAACTACTTTTTTTGTTCCCAATAATTCATTGTAAAATGGGAAacgtttctattttttttagaacgaGAAACAAGGAATGTTACCAAACACCtctgtttcttaaaaaaaaaaaaaaacagaaacaggAAACAAAAAGCAGGAACATTACCAAACAAACCCTAAAAGTACCAGAAGTATAATAGACTATTAAGCTTAGCATCCTACAAAATCAACCCAAATACCCATGATTGGGGAGAAAAAAACGGAGGTTGTGTTGGTATAATTAGTTATGCTTGGGTTTAGTGTTGGAAACAAAATGTGGGAGAAAAAATAGAGACGCATTTTCTGCTTCTCGagaatgaatataaaatactCAGACCTTTCAAACCTCCATCCAGGAGCTTGGTATTTTGGGAGGGGATTTCAACATTACTCGAAAGGTACAAGAGATGTGATGAgggcgctaagggggtgtcaacctagttgagatacATGGGTACACTTGTTGATCCCCCCTCTCCTTATTGCTCTATGTATACCCCTtatgtacattgagctttgtctctctattttcaatattaataatagtgaaactcatatccttttaaaatatatatatatatataaaatacttAGACTATAGTAGAggtaaacaaatatttatggGAACCAAAATGCAAACCTGACCTTTAGATCAAACGCAAATGGTTTCTGTCCAAAGTTGACTTGCACCCTgccaaattgaaataaaatgtatCTCATAAGCAAGATAtccataaaaattataaaacaaatgtttcataaaaattaacaatgaaCAAGTTCAGTTTGGTAGCACAAGgatcttaaatatattaataacataaaaatcaaCTAGCTGTACATTGTAACTTGTAAGGCTGCACAACGTCAGAAAGAAGCcaatataaaaacaaaggCTTCAGACTTCAATCATCATTTATCacaagaaaaaagttgaaaaacttTTAGAGGCctacaaaagagaaaaggagagGGCCAATGAAATTTTGTGGACCTCATTCCTCTGTGGAGTTAACATCCGAGAGGTGATTCGGAAGAGGTTCCTAAAATGATGGTTAAACCAAGCTGGTCATGTGCTCTGTTTGTTATGCAAATGGGAAGACCCAACATTTAGTATTTGTCCAGCTTTGATTTGTCTAATTGGTTAGCTCTATTTGGAGAATTGATAATGTCATGGGCCCTCTTGGAGTATTTTGCCCAGCTTGTTCTGTAGATTATaccttttgaaattatttgttcTTAGAATGGTTGTTTTGGCTCCTAATTTAGGATaatgaagttttattttttgtaattatccaCTTAATTCTAACTTGCTCGACCAGAGGTCTTCTTTTGGTTAGCACTTAGCCTATGTTTGTATGTGGCTCTATAGCCTATGTTTGTATGTGGctctataattttcttttctttttatgctttgtattctttccttctttttttctcaatgaaagtatGGTTATTCATCcctataaaattatatatataatttaaataaataaataacaaaaaaaaaacctaggCCGAGTGGATTTTTTATAGCCGTAGTATTTGGCACCATCCAACTACTCCACACAAAGATTCCATGTGCCTGGTGCTAGCTCAGGGAAATAAAGGGCTCACATGTTAAGCTTTCCATCCAAGGAACGGACCTTAAATTTAGGCACATTGCTGCCCAAAAATCATGAAAGTTTTGCTGTAGAAGTTTCAATTACTTCACACTAGTAACATCAGTAATGGATTGCTATGAAGGAATTACAAAAGCAATGAAAGCCTTCTGTTTCACTAAAGAAACATCAAATACTTCACGCTGATTCCAACTTCCAACTACATCTATTTAGTTTAAGACAGGACTTACTAGATCACCAGTAGAGCTCCATCGTGTTGTTATAAAACCCTAACGCATATACAATCCTAATTAAGCACATATAATCCTAATTAAATTGTCAGAATACACATGGTATATGCAGATGAAGTATCAAATGGGATAAAAGTTTGATGACGAGCATACTCTTCGTTTTGGCTGTGAACGGCAATAGTAGGAAATAAGGGCCCTTTCATGTCTTTTTCTACTGCTCCGACTACGATCCCATTTTTTCTGGTACATTGACAGAAATAATCATAAAGTTTCATGAAGATAACCTTCAACAATACCTTACAACTGAACAATTACAGTGCACCAATGTCTTACGTGAAAAAGAATTCCTGTGAGGCGTAATTAATTCCAGCACCAACCGTATCGCCAGATGTATATGTTGGACCAAAAGGTTCTTTCTTACCTAATCCACGATAAAGTAGTCCGTCATCTCCGTGATATCCACAGCTATTGGGCTCCCACCTACGCGTCCAAATTAACAAGACAAGGCATATGAGTGTTTTTGAAGATTGGAGTCGGAAGGGGAGGGGGGGATATTATCTAAGGAAAGCCAGACTGAGTTACATCTACTCAAAGATTATAAGATAAGCACTGACTCGATGATTGCAGATACTGTATCAAATGCATTTTTATCAATCAATTCCAATAAAAGTTACATTGGTACCACTTCCTAGTGACAGAGAAATGGTAGACACAATGAAGGCAATCAAAGAGAATggagaaataaagaaagaaataaggGAAGCATATCCCAACCCGGGCTGCCTTCGCATCTTGAAGCTTTCGGTGGTGAAGCCAATGGCAATCTGGCCTTTTGCCCCAGCGTCCTTTACGTGAATCTCGAAGTAGTAAACAAGCCGCTTAACTGGAGCTGGCTTGTTGGCTTGGACGACCCCAACATCGTGGCCGTGAAGATTCACGTTTGTATACTTGACAGAGAGCTTATCGGGGGTAACCAGCAAGAAACCTCCGGAACTGTTGATGGTATTGAGCTCGGTAGGAGAATCCTCGTCCTCGTCCATGTCGCATAGCCCTCGAGGGAGCCCCAATCGAGCCATTTCCAAGAAGTGCAATCCGAGATCTTGGGGAGAAGTAGAAGTGGTGGTGTTATTGAGGCTGTTGCTAATGTTGCTGTGATTGTTCATCTTCAATCAAGATTAGTTGGCTCCCACTAGAATTAAAGAACCATTGAATGAATTTCAAAAGGAGGTTTTGGgggaattgaagaaaaagaaagaggaagcgCAACGGagcaacaaagaaaagaatctGTAGAATTCTCCTGTTTCGTTTttccttcccttttcttttttccccgACTTTTGCTTCGTGCTATGCAACGATTCTATGGTTAGAGAGaggcttttttcttttctttagttACCTAAACTTTGTTCTTGTGTGTAATGTTGCctcttccaattttttaaCGATCACAGTTCTTCTTATACAGAAAATTTACCTTTTCAGTCCTCATTTTCGACAAATAAGAAGCATATTTGGTCTcatctaaattttttctttttatgtctATAAGATTCAACTTATTTACGctctaattttcttaaaaggtatgttttaaaaattgaggTACCAAATGGAcctattattataaatatggaCTTAAAGTTTGTTAactaccatttttaaaatacgttttaaaaatggagtaaaactaattttaaatatataaaaagtatagCAAGATAGCAagtttataacattttttatgagATAGGGTGaaagttaataaaagaaaaactatttatactttGTAGTCAAccatgaatttattttttatatcaacaagaatatgttatttattatctaatcAAACTCGTTTAAATACAACCAAATTAGTATTAGAATGTAAATCTCTGTTGTGACTTTGTCTCTGagtacatttttatttcttaatacATAttcacaacaaaattttatacatataaaaagaaaacaattggaaATACTCCCAAT encodes:
- the LOC101209040 gene encoding ran-binding protein M homolog; amino-acid sequence: MNNHSNISNSLNNTTTSTSPQDLGLHFLEMARLGLPRGLCDMDEDEDSPTELNTINSSGGFLLVTPDKLSVKYTNVNLHGHDVGVVQANKPAPVKRLVYYFEIHVKDAGAKGQIAIGFTTESFKMRRQPGWEPNSCGYHGDDGLLYRGLGKKEPFGPTYTSGDTVGAGINYASQEFFFTKNGIVVGAVEKDMKGPLFPTIAVHSQNEEVQVNFGQKPFAFDLKLFEAQERMKQQTTIEKLSLPSNVSYRIVRSYLQHYGYEDTLSAFDMACKSTVPPIYIAQENGFDEQDIMYALNQRKTLRQLIRKGEIDAALGKLSEWYPQIVQDEKSATCFLLHCQKFIELVRVGALEEAVKYGRNQLGKFYGLPGFQDLVQDSVALLAYEQPQESPVGYLLEDTQREIVADTVNAMVLSTNPNVKNLQGCLHPYLEQLLRQLTACCLVRRSLNGDQGEAFQLHRVLNSIKKSKC